The DNA window GCAACTCCATGCCTGGTGGTCCCGGACAAGCCATGCAGTTCGGCAAAACGAAAGCTCGTTTTGCCATGGAGGCCGATACAGGCGTCAAATTTGACGATGTGGCTGGTGTAAGCGAGGCCAAGCAAGACCTGCAAGAAGTGGTCACCTTCTTGAAACAGCCGGAGCGCTTCACTTCCGTTGGTGCTCAAATCCCTAAGGGTGTGTTGTTGGTAGGCCCTCCCGGCACAGGCAAAACCCTGCTTGCAAAGGCCATTGCTGGAGAGGCTGGAGTTCCTTTCTTCTCGCTTTCAGGTTCTGAATTCGTGGAGATGTTTGTAGGTGTTGGCGCAAGCCGTGTCCGCGATCTGTTCAAACGGGCGAAAGAGAACAGCCCATGTCTGATCTTTATTGATGAAATTGACGCGGTTGGTCGTCAGCGTGGTGCTGGAATTGGTGGTGGCAATGATGAGCGAGAGCAAACGCTGAATCAGTTGCTCACCGAGATGGATGGTTTTGAAGGAAATAGCGGAATCATCATTCTTGCGGCAACGAACAGGCCTGATGTTCTTGACTCTGCGTTGATGCGTCCAGGTCGTTTCGATCGACAAGTCACTGTGGATGCTCCTGATATCAAAGGACGTCTTTCCATCCTTGAAGTTCATTCCAGAAACAAAAAACTTGACGATCAGCTCACGCTCGACAGCATTGCCAGAAGAACTCCTGGATTTACAGGAGCAGACCTCGCCAACTTGTTAAATGAAGCGGCGATCCTGACAGCGAGACGTCGCAAAGACAGCATTGGAATTTCAGAAATTGATGATGCTGTTGATCGCATCATTGCTGGAATGGAAGGTCATCCCCTAACTGATGGCCGTAGCAAGCGCTTGATCGCTTATCACGAAGTTGGACATGCCTTGGTTGGCACCCTTGTGAAGGATCACGATCCTGTTCAGAAAGTCACCTTGATTCCACGGGGACAGGCGCAAGGATTGACCTGGTTCTCACCCGATGAAGAGCAGATGCTCGTTTCGCGTGCCCAACTCAAAGCCCGCATCATGGGTGCGCTCGGCGGTCGCGCCGCGGAAGACGTGGTTTTTGGCCATTCCGAAGTCACCACCGGTGCTGGTGGCGATATCCAAATGGTGGCCTCGATGGCCCGTCAGATGGTGACGCAATTTGGAATGAGCCAGTTGGGTCCAATGGCCCTTGAGGGTGGCAGTCAGGAAGTGTTCCTTGGCCGTGATCTGATGACGCGGAGCGATGTGTCTGATGCCATTTCCAAGCAGATTGATGAGCAGGTGCGCTTGATCGTGATGAAGTGCTACGAAGAAACCGTTGCTCTGGTTGGTCAGCATCGGCAAGCCATGGACAAATTGGTTGAGCAATTGATCGAGCAGGAAACCATGGATGGTGATGAATTCCGAGTTGTTGTTGCCGAATTCGCCGAGATTCCTGAAAAGGAACGTTTCTCCCCCTTGCTTGCCTAAATAAAAAGACCAGGCTTTAAAAAGCCTGGTCTTAAAACAATGGATTAAAACGTTTCAAGACCCTCATTCATGAGGGTCTTTTTTTATACGGAGCGGACAGGGCTCTTATCAATCACGTTATCAATCAAGCCATATTCCATCGCCTGTTGTGGAGACATAAAGAAATCACGGTCCGTATCGGCTTGGATTTTGTCTAGGGGTTGACCAGTGCGGTCCGAGAGTTCGTGATTCAGGCGATCTTTCAGAAACAAAATCTCATCGGCTTGGATTCGAATATCACTGGCCTGACCACTTGCACCACCTAAGGGCTGGTGAATCATGATCCGTGAGTGCTGCAAGCTGCTGCGCTTTCCTTTGGCACCGGCGCAAAGCAGGAAGGCCCCCATGCTTGCAGCAAGGCCAACACAGACGGTGTGCACATCTGGTTTGATGTGCTGCATCGTGTCAAAAATCCCCAGGCCGTCGTAAACCGAGCCACCTGGAGAATTGACATATAGGAAGATTTCTTTTTCCGGGTCTTCCGCTTCAAGAAATAGCAGCTGTGCAACGATTCGATTGGCGGAATCACTGGTGACAGGCTCACCCAAGAAAATGATTCTCTCTCTTAAGAGACGAGAATAAATATCAAAAGCTCTTTCTCCTCGTCCAGACTCCTCGATCACGATCGGGATCATGTTGCATAGCACCAGTTGGAACAATCCTAACGGCGGCATCAGCGGCGCTATGGTCTTAATTCAAAGTGGGGTGGAAGGACCTTGACGGATCAACGGACGATCGCTGACAGCAAGCGTGCCTTTCACACAGCCTTTCCTTACGTGATTCCGTCCCTGTACAGGAGAACGGCTGATGAGCTCCTGGTTGAGCTGCATCTTCTTAGTCACCAGCAGCATTTCAAGAGCGATGCCCTGTTTGCTGTTGGCTTGCGTCAGGTGTTCCAGGCGTTCACACAGGGCTACAAACCGGAAG is part of the Synechococcus sp. WH 8016 genome and encodes:
- the clpP gene encoding ATP-dependent Clp endopeptidase proteolytic subunit ClpP → MIPIVIEESGRGERAFDIYSRLLRERIIFLGEPVTSDSANRIVAQLLFLEAEDPEKEIFLYVNSPGGSVYDGLGIFDTMQHIKPDVHTVCVGLAASMGAFLLCAGAKGKRSSLQHSRIMIHQPLGGASGQASDIRIQADEILFLKDRLNHELSDRTGQPLDKIQADTDRDFFMSPQQAMEYGLIDNVIDKSPVRSV
- the ftsH gene encoding ATP-dependent zinc metalloprotease FtsH, producing the protein MNQRWRQIALWILPIGVALLLVWQLVGSGALNNLRSSSPATSEGTTVAPRNAAVARMSYGRFLDYVEAGRVTAVDIYDGGRNAVVEAVDPDLDNRVQRLRVDLPGLAPELINTLKEEGISFDIHPPKTAPPALGILGNLLFPLLLIGSLIFLARRGNSMPGGPGQAMQFGKTKARFAMEADTGVKFDDVAGVSEAKQDLQEVVTFLKQPERFTSVGAQIPKGVLLVGPPGTGKTLLAKAIAGEAGVPFFSLSGSEFVEMFVGVGASRVRDLFKRAKENSPCLIFIDEIDAVGRQRGAGIGGGNDEREQTLNQLLTEMDGFEGNSGIIILAATNRPDVLDSALMRPGRFDRQVTVDAPDIKGRLSILEVHSRNKKLDDQLTLDSIARRTPGFTGADLANLLNEAAILTARRRKDSIGISEIDDAVDRIIAGMEGHPLTDGRSKRLIAYHEVGHALVGTLVKDHDPVQKVTLIPRGQAQGLTWFSPDEEQMLVSRAQLKARIMGALGGRAAEDVVFGHSEVTTGAGGDIQMVASMARQMVTQFGMSQLGPMALEGGSQEVFLGRDLMTRSDVSDAISKQIDEQVRLIVMKCYEETVALVGQHRQAMDKLVEQLIEQETMDGDEFRVVVAEFAEIPEKERFSPLLA